A portion of the Sandaracinaceae bacterium genome contains these proteins:
- a CDS encoding MXAN_6577-like cysteine-rich protein: MREWCIRLLPVLLVFAPGCDGADPWPDGSVANCDFGDTQCGLECVDVMSDREHCGACDNTCDTGFSCVDGVCDLVCPEGQTACSGTCVDVDRDPSHCGACDATCEAGEVCTDGACEVSCPPGQDICDGQCTLTESDPANCGGCGDACDDGEVCMMGACAVTCGADLMECSGSCVDLAINPIHCGACGNVCPIGFAADGVCVAGECQTYCQDLQGDCNGDLAMMDGDGCETRLEMDVDNCGACRRECVFDNATGSCTAGDCVIATCDAGFDDCDTDGTNGCEAEIAADSNNCGACGTVCASGEACVMGVCTPASADTCSSVVALTAGVNTIMWTAFGAEYLAAYSDYPTGCVPVSSYVPDGPDLVMSYTASSAETVTFALTNRPSSTRWALVGNARPCGTIQSSDACSSEFGSTTMDVDVTLAAGETAYVYVVDTTSGSNPLSNPLEVTVTVTP, translated from the coding sequence ATGAGAGAGTGGTGCATCCGGCTTCTGCCGGTCTTGCTGGTGTTCGCACCAGGTTGTGATGGGGCGGACCCCTGGCCGGACGGCTCGGTCGCGAACTGCGACTTCGGCGATACGCAATGCGGCCTCGAGTGCGTGGACGTGATGAGCGACCGCGAGCACTGCGGCGCCTGCGACAACACGTGCGACACCGGGTTCTCCTGCGTCGACGGGGTCTGCGACCTGGTGTGCCCCGAGGGGCAGACCGCGTGCAGCGGCACGTGCGTCGACGTCGACCGCGACCCCTCCCACTGCGGCGCGTGCGACGCGACCTGCGAGGCGGGGGAGGTCTGCACCGACGGCGCCTGCGAGGTCAGCTGCCCGCCGGGCCAGGACATCTGCGACGGGCAGTGCACGCTCACCGAGAGCGACCCCGCGAACTGCGGCGGCTGCGGCGACGCCTGCGACGACGGCGAGGTCTGCATGATGGGCGCGTGCGCGGTCACCTGCGGCGCCGACCTCATGGAGTGCAGCGGCAGCTGCGTCGACCTCGCGATCAACCCGATCCACTGCGGCGCCTGCGGCAACGTCTGCCCCATCGGCTTCGCGGCGGATGGCGTCTGCGTGGCCGGCGAGTGCCAGACCTACTGTCAGGACCTGCAGGGCGACTGCAACGGCGACCTGGCCATGATGGACGGCGACGGCTGCGAGACGCGGCTCGAGATGGACGTCGACAACTGCGGCGCGTGCCGCCGCGAGTGCGTGTTCGACAACGCGACGGGCTCCTGCACGGCGGGTGATTGCGTCATCGCGACCTGCGACGCGGGCTTCGACGACTGTGACACCGATGGCACGAACGGCTGCGAGGCCGAGATCGCGGCGGACAGCAACAACTGCGGTGCGTGCGGCACCGTGTGCGCCTCGGGCGAGGCCTGCGTCATGGGCGTCTGCACGCCTGCGAGCGCCGACACTTGCTCGAGCGTCGTCGCGCTCACCGCGGGCGTGAACACCATCATGTGGACGGCCTTCGGCGCCGAGTACCTCGCGGCCTACAGCGACTACCCGACCGGCTGCGTCCCGGTCAGCTCCTACGTCCCCGACGGACCGGACCTCGTGATGTCCTACACGGCGTCCTCCGCGGAGACGGTCACGTTCGCGCTGACGAACCGACCCTCCAGCACGCGCTGGGCGCTCGTCGGCAACGCGCGGCCGTGCGGCACGATCCAGTCGTCCGACGCCTGCTCGAGCGAGTTCGGCTCCACCACCATGGACGTCGACGTGACGCTCGCCGCCGGTGAGACCGCGTACGTCTACGTCGTGGACACGACGAGCGGCTCCAACCCGCTGTCCAACCCGCTCGAAGTGACCGTGACGGTGACGCCATGA
- a CDS encoding amidohydrolase family protein has protein sequence MAKRIGDARWIGLILISACIAALLLVVLMKRSEQREQAVRPAPETVERYADINKIDVHVHVPPERYGEAARVFQQHGVVLALNASGGHPGRGLEETVEAGLRLNGAIRSYCNLSFGGVENAAFHDYAIRTLNQCKEQGGVGLKIFKSLGLGAELSDGSLLRVDDPRLDVVFETAGELELPVLIHAGDPQAFFRPPTRDNERYEELRAHPGWSFHGDEWPSWEEVFAQYEARVARHPNTTFLGAHFGNAPEEPQRVARMLERYPNLYIETGARIPEIGRHDPGPMREMFMRFRERILFGTDIQMGSESWILGSAGAQPDPPSRIPFFYASHWRYFETAERRFEHPTPIQGEWTIDGIDLPREVLEDLYHRNAERIFGFTRRADAEPDAGGPPSER, from the coding sequence GTGGCGAAGCGGATCGGAGACGCGCGGTGGATCGGCCTGATCCTGATCAGCGCCTGCATCGCGGCCCTGCTGCTCGTCGTGCTGATGAAGCGGAGCGAGCAGCGTGAGCAGGCGGTCCGGCCGGCGCCGGAGACGGTCGAGCGGTACGCCGACATCAACAAGATCGACGTCCACGTGCACGTGCCGCCGGAGCGCTACGGCGAGGCGGCGCGCGTCTTCCAGCAGCACGGCGTGGTGCTCGCGCTCAACGCCTCGGGGGGCCACCCGGGCCGCGGGCTCGAGGAGACCGTCGAGGCGGGCCTCCGCCTCAACGGCGCCATCCGGAGCTACTGCAACCTGAGCTTCGGCGGGGTCGAGAACGCGGCCTTCCACGACTACGCCATCCGCACGCTGAACCAGTGCAAGGAGCAGGGCGGGGTCGGCCTGAAGATCTTCAAGTCCCTCGGCCTCGGCGCCGAGCTCTCCGACGGCAGCCTGCTCCGCGTCGACGATCCGCGGCTCGACGTGGTCTTCGAGACGGCGGGCGAGCTGGAGCTGCCCGTCCTGATCCACGCGGGCGATCCCCAGGCGTTCTTCCGCCCTCCCACCCGCGACAACGAGCGCTACGAGGAGCTGCGCGCGCACCCCGGCTGGAGCTTCCACGGCGACGAGTGGCCGAGCTGGGAGGAGGTCTTCGCGCAGTACGAGGCCCGCGTCGCGCGCCACCCGAACACGACCTTCCTCGGCGCGCACTTCGGCAACGCGCCCGAGGAGCCGCAGCGCGTGGCCCGCATGCTCGAGCGCTACCCGAACCTCTACATCGAGACCGGCGCGCGCATCCCCGAGATCGGCCGGCACGACCCGGGGCCGATGCGCGAGATGTTCATGCGCTTCCGGGAGCGCATCCTCTTCGGCACCGACATCCAGATGGGCTCCGAGAGCTGGATCCTCGGCAGCGCGGGCGCCCAGCCGGACCCGCCCTCGCGCATCCCCTTCTTCTACGCGTCCCACTGGCGCTACTTCGAGACGGCAGAGCGGCGCTTCGAGCACCCCACGCCGATCCAGGGAGAGTGGACGATCGACGGGATCGACCTTCCCCGCGAGGTCCTCGAGGACCTCTACCACCGGAACGCGGAGCGCATCTTCGGCTTCACGCGCCGCGCGGACGCCGAGCCAGACGCGGGGGGTCCGCCGAGCGAGCGGTGA